The following proteins are co-located in the Spirochaetota bacterium genome:
- a CDS encoding uroporphyrinogen decarboxylase family protein — protein MTARERSKRFIANDTVDRPPFHPIVMRIAAKHAGIPYGKFCTDAKSKAVGYVRYADDFGMDWVTVMSDPYTEATAFGLPVEFPEDDLPKDTAHIIESIADIARLKKPSVENSARPMAAVDTIREYKKMSREEFIVGWVEGPMAEYADLRGLSSACTDLMDDPKAVCDAADIINAFAKEFASAQIAAGADCIGIGDAACSQIGPDLYRELFFPREKELVDHIHAQGALAKLHICGNTTALLPDMIRTGADIIDVDHLVKDMSAFAPLLGKKQVFSGNSDPVAVIERGDERAIRESVASCFQASRGRTITSAGCEIPPDARDVSMKIYRDAAYSLR, from the coding sequence ATGACGGCACGAGAGCGGAGCAAACGATTCATTGCCAATGATACCGTCGACCGTCCGCCGTTCCACCCCATTGTCATGCGCATCGCCGCGAAGCATGCGGGTATCCCGTACGGAAAATTCTGTACGGATGCGAAAAGCAAAGCCGTCGGTTACGTACGCTACGCGGACGATTTCGGCATGGACTGGGTCACCGTCATGTCCGACCCCTACACCGAAGCGACAGCGTTCGGTCTCCCGGTGGAATTCCCCGAGGACGATCTCCCGAAGGACACGGCGCATATCATCGAGAGCATTGCCGATATCGCACGCCTGAAAAAGCCGTCGGTGGAGAACAGTGCCCGTCCGATGGCGGCCGTCGATACGATACGCGAATATAAGAAGATGTCACGCGAGGAATTCATCGTCGGGTGGGTGGAGGGTCCTATGGCCGAGTACGCCGACCTCCGCGGGCTGTCTTCTGCCTGTACCGATCTTATGGACGACCCGAAGGCAGTATGCGATGCGGCCGATATCATCAATGCCTTCGCGAAGGAATTCGCTTCCGCACAGATAGCGGCGGGTGCCGACTGCATCGGCATCGGCGATGCGGCGTGTTCGCAGATAGGCCCCGACCTCTATCGTGAATTGTTCTTCCCGCGGGAAAAAGAGCTTGTCGATCATATCCATGCACAGGGTGCGCTCGCAAAGCTTCATATCTGCGGGAACACGACAGCGCTCCTGCCCGACATGATACGAACAGGCGCCGACATCATCGACGTCGATCATCTGGTGAAAGACATGTCAGCGTTCGCGCCGCTCCTCGGAAAGAAGCAGGTGTTCTCCGGCAACAGCGACCCCGTCGCCGTTATCGAGCGCGGCGATGAGCGTGCAATACGCGAAAGCGTTGCATCGTGCTTTCAGGCCTCACGCGGACGCACGATAACATCAGCCGGATGCGAGATACCGCCGGATGCGAGGGATGTTTCGATGAAGATCTATCGGGATGCGGCGTATTCGCTCAGATGA
- a CDS encoding helix-turn-helix transcriptional regulator, with translation MPTTVNSFFDYVCESRLEKMFFHFRLELYPGKDIFDGVNDCLTRTDDRAFFETLAVKAQSRRMGDMLEAQAMLLSAIGPFVHTDVNTMRKRIAIGEKYRRLFSAIDERCSLATTTKELAALIGASESTLVKNFRHDVGISLKQYLMERIASRAKEEVHGTEKKVKDIAHDLGFSDEFYFSRFFKKHVGISPADYRKANVLR, from the coding sequence ATGCCGACGACGGTCAATTCCTTCTTCGATTATGTCTGTGAAAGCCGTCTGGAAAAGATGTTCTTTCATTTCCGTCTCGAGCTCTATCCGGGGAAGGATATTTTCGACGGCGTGAACGACTGCCTCACGCGCACGGACGACCGCGCATTCTTCGAGACGCTTGCCGTGAAGGCACAGAGCAGACGCATGGGCGATATGCTGGAAGCACAGGCGATGCTCCTTTCGGCCATAGGGCCCTTCGTGCATACCGATGTCAATACCATGCGCAAACGTATCGCCATCGGCGAGAAATATCGGCGGCTTTTCTCCGCCATCGATGAGCGATGTTCGCTGGCAACGACGACGAAAGAACTTGCCGCGCTCATCGGCGCCTCAGAGTCGACGCTCGTGAAGAATTTCAGGCATGATGTCGGCATATCGCTTAAGCAGTACCTCATGGAGCGCATCGCCTCCCGCGCGAAAGAGGAAGTGCACGGCACTGAAAAAAAAGTGAAGGATATCGCGCACGATCTCGGCTTCTCCGACGAATTCTATTTCTCACGTTTTTTCAAGAAGCATGTGGGGATTTCACCGGCGGACTATCGGAAGGCGAACGTACTGCGATAA
- a CDS encoding nucleotidyltransferase domain-containing protein has product MISQNEIQKIVAHIRDVAHPSHIYIFGSYANGSAREESDLDIAVIKHDVVDAMSEIVSMKRGVISADYSIDILLFTEAEFFADKEHTSVVIDEIKEHGKLVHAA; this is encoded by the coding sequence ATGATTTCACAAAATGAGATACAAAAGATCGTCGCACATATCAGGGATGTAGCGCATCCTTCCCATATATATATATTTGGAAGTTATGCGAATGGCTCAGCGCGGGAAGAAAGTGATCTTGATATCGCTGTAATAAAGCATGATGTAGTAGATGCGATGAGTGAGATCGTCAGTATGAAACGAGGAGTGATTTCCGCGGATTACTCCATCGATATACTGCTTTTTACCGAAGCAGAATTCTTTGCCGACAAAGAACATACTTCAGTAGTCATCGACGAGATCAAGGAGCATGGGAAATTAGTTCATGCCGCTTAA